From a region of the Sporichthyaceae bacterium genome:
- a CDS encoding cytochrome c oxidase subunit 3: protein MTDTISDSLGGLLGSTVQQAPSGSGDRSGADRQRKPLRGRIPGELGIWIFIFGDMTAFALMFIVFESARMDEPKVFEASRRTMHLPFGAVNTLLLLLGSLLVVRGLRAVRTGEERAPLLFGLCWLCGLIFVVDKIIEYTWVANDGHSVSDNLFYGYYFLFTAAHLLHLLLAMLGMAVVVRISRRPVHTAKDLRHIEVFGAYWHLVDLLWVILFPLIYLMRV from the coding sequence GTGACAGACACAATCAGTGATTCGCTCGGCGGTCTGTTGGGCAGCACCGTCCAACAGGCCCCGAGCGGGTCCGGGGACCGGTCGGGCGCGGACCGGCAGCGCAAGCCGCTTCGTGGCCGGATCCCCGGCGAGCTCGGAATTTGGATCTTCATCTTCGGCGACATGACGGCGTTCGCCCTCATGTTCATCGTGTTCGAGAGCGCTCGCATGGACGAGCCGAAGGTCTTCGAAGCGTCCCGGCGCACCATGCACCTGCCCTTCGGCGCGGTCAACACCCTCCTGCTTCTGCTCGGCTCGCTGCTGGTCGTCCGCGGGCTTCGTGCGGTTCGCACGGGCGAGGAACGCGCTCCCCTTCTGTTCGGGTTGTGCTGGCTGTGCGGGCTGATCTTCGTCGTCGACAAAATCATCGAGTACACGTGGGTGGCGAACGACGGCCACAGCGTGAGCGACAACCTGTTCTACGGCTACTACTTCCTGTTCACGGCTGCCCACTTGCTGCACCTCTTGCTCGCCATGCTCGGGATGGCCGTCGTGGTGCGCATCTCCCGGCGGCCCGTGCACACCGCCAAGGATCTGCGCCACATCGAGGTCTTCGGCGCGTACTGGCACCTGGTGGATCTGCTGTGGGTCATCCTCTTCCCGCTCATCTATCTGATGCGGGTCTGA
- a CDS encoding HAD family phosphatase, translating to MNLPPSGSAGSIEAVVFDVGGVLMPTPLGEFDRIDAEYDLRPGTTMDLFRGGSLFAKCEIGELSFADFCIDAIAQIRAEQGVAVPAQRLDKMMWTLMGGQVSAGMIDLVTQIKAAGLRTALLSNVFAERHAWLSELFPAGVIDLNCSSYVVGLRKPEVAIYREMLTRLDLSPHQVAFVDDFPENVEAATAVGIHGLLFLGEAECRRQLHALGVPVTVT from the coding sequence GTGAACCTTCCACCGTCCGGGTCGGCGGGCTCGATCGAGGCGGTGGTCTTCGACGTCGGCGGAGTGCTGATGCCGACGCCGTTGGGCGAGTTCGACCGGATCGATGCGGAGTACGACCTGCGTCCGGGAACCACGATGGACCTGTTCCGAGGTGGCTCGCTGTTCGCGAAGTGCGAGATCGGGGAGCTGTCCTTCGCGGACTTCTGCATCGACGCCATTGCGCAGATACGCGCCGAGCAGGGGGTCGCGGTACCTGCGCAACGGCTCGACAAGATGATGTGGACGCTCATGGGCGGTCAGGTGAGCGCCGGCATGATCGATCTGGTCACGCAGATAAAGGCCGCGGGCTTGCGGACCGCGCTGCTGTCCAACGTGTTCGCCGAACGCCACGCCTGGCTGTCCGAGCTGTTCCCGGCCGGTGTGATCGACCTGAACTGCTCCTCGTACGTGGTCGGGCTGCGCAAGCCGGAGGTGGCGATCTACCGCGAAATGCTCACCCGCCTGGACCTGAGCCCCCATCAGGTCGCCTTCGTGGACGACTTCCCGGAGAACGTCGAGGCGGCGACGGCGGTCGGCATCCACGGCCTGCTGTTCCTCGGCGAGGCCGAGTGCCGACGCCAACTGCACGCGCTCGGCGTACCGGTAACCGTGACCTGA
- a CDS encoding MaoC/PaaZ C-terminal domain-containing protein, translating into MSDWSPQQRAFEDFEVGQAILTNGRTLDQADINLFAGLTGDQYPLHVDEMYASGTRFGGRIAHGPLTFCIAVGLVGSSGWYGTCIEALIECRTLRALAPVRDGDTLRVRATVSQVEPHKSPKYGVLHVDYDVINQKDESVMNFHWIMLARRRTPLEGADD; encoded by the coding sequence ATGAGCGACTGGTCACCGCAGCAGCGCGCCTTCGAGGACTTCGAGGTGGGCCAGGCGATCCTCACCAACGGCCGGACCTTGGACCAGGCGGACATCAATCTGTTCGCCGGTCTGACGGGGGATCAGTACCCGCTGCACGTCGACGAGATGTACGCCTCCGGTACCCGCTTCGGCGGCCGGATCGCGCACGGGCCGTTGACGTTCTGCATCGCGGTCGGACTGGTCGGATCCAGCGGCTGGTACGGCACGTGCATCGAGGCCCTGATCGAGTGCCGGACGCTTCGGGCGTTGGCCCCGGTCCGGGACGGCGACACGCTGCGGGTGCGGGCCACCGTCTCGCAGGTCGAACCGCACAAGAGCCCCAAGTACGGGGTCCTGCACGTCGACTACGACGTGATCAACCAGAAGGACGAGTCGGTCATGAACTTCCACTGGATCATGCTGGCTCGTCGTCGCACGCCGTTGGAGGGCGCAGATGACTGA
- a CDS encoding enoyl-CoA hydratase/isomerase family protein — translation MTRIAPRFEEYRDRYKTIRLERSDGILEMTVHTDGGPLVWTSTAHDEQAYCFNDIANDPDNKVVILTGAGDAYCPGIDFGSFSLGTPHDWAEIIYEGQRLLNCMLAIQVPVISAINGPTLVHPEVPVLADIVLAAEHATFSDSPHFASGIVPGDGAHIVWTHLLGPNRGRYFLLTGQEMSAAQAEVHGVVAEVLPADQLLPRARELAAMIAAKPALARRYARATLTREWKRLMDAHLGYGLAHEALAALDLAHER, via the coding sequence ATGACGCGAATCGCTCCACGCTTCGAGGAGTACCGCGACCGGTACAAGACGATCCGGCTGGAACGCAGCGACGGGATCCTCGAGATGACTGTGCACACCGACGGCGGGCCGCTGGTGTGGACCTCGACGGCGCACGACGAACAGGCTTACTGCTTCAACGACATCGCCAACGACCCGGACAACAAGGTCGTGATCCTGACCGGTGCCGGGGACGCCTACTGCCCCGGCATCGACTTCGGCTCGTTCAGCCTGGGCACCCCGCACGACTGGGCCGAGATCATCTACGAAGGACAGCGCCTGCTGAACTGCATGCTGGCGATCCAGGTGCCGGTGATCTCGGCGATCAACGGACCGACGCTGGTGCATCCCGAGGTGCCGGTGCTCGCCGACATCGTGCTGGCGGCGGAGCATGCGACGTTCAGCGACTCCCCGCACTTCGCCTCGGGCATCGTGCCCGGCGACGGCGCGCACATCGTCTGGACCCACCTGCTCGGGCCGAACCGCGGCCGCTACTTCCTGCTCACCGGGCAGGAGATGTCCGCCGCCCAGGCCGAGGTCCACGGAGTGGTCGCCGAGGTCCTGCCGGCCGACCAGCTGCTGCCCCGGGCCCGCGAGCTCGCCGCGATGATCGCGGCGAAGCCGGCCCTGGCCCGGCGCTACGCACGCGCCACCCTGACCCGCGAGTGGAAGCGACTCATGGACGCCCACCTCGGCTACGGCCTGGCACACGAGGCACTGGCCGCGTTGGACCTTGCGCACGAACGCTGA
- a CDS encoding LuxR C-terminal-related transcriptional regulator, with translation MAEVAAQVSALLDRPPGPDLGEPNVLAGALATLCDSIHVQLQETAPRAGAHVAEDCATLVELTALLERVRAHVTAARFDALERIHLGLGRLRCLPDTGRLLPEATRELARCCEFDRVVLARVRETAWRAEAVWVVPDKVPEARPAGFADRDTEWVPFDSGVLETHLLRRRLPVLVHPDEHRSRLTWCPANSYVAAPICADRRVIGFLQADCLDRELTDLDRDNIASFAEGFALVFERAALLERIERQRVRVHEAFAATEGQLAGLTDAGTVLIRRDQESVAVVRTAAGLRRITISPVDALFTTRERQVLELMVQGSRNRRIAEQLVVAEETVKSHVRSISRKLRASGRADAVARYLRMCIQEDS, from the coding sequence GTGGCGGAGGTCGCCGCACAGGTTTCGGCGCTGCTGGACCGTCCGCCCGGTCCCGACCTGGGTGAGCCCAACGTGCTGGCCGGTGCGCTGGCCACGTTGTGCGACTCGATCCATGTGCAACTTCAGGAGACTGCGCCGCGCGCCGGCGCTCACGTTGCCGAGGACTGCGCCACTCTGGTCGAGTTGACTGCGCTGCTCGAACGCGTTCGCGCACACGTGACCGCTGCCCGTTTCGACGCCCTGGAACGGATCCATCTGGGCCTCGGGCGACTGCGCTGCCTGCCCGACACGGGCCGGCTACTACCCGAAGCGACGCGAGAGCTCGCGCGCTGCTGTGAATTCGACCGGGTCGTGCTGGCTCGGGTGCGAGAGACCGCATGGCGCGCCGAGGCCGTCTGGGTCGTGCCGGACAAGGTCCCGGAAGCCCGGCCGGCCGGTTTCGCCGACCGCGACACCGAATGGGTCCCGTTCGACTCGGGAGTCCTGGAAACCCACCTGCTGCGCCGGCGGCTGCCCGTCCTGGTCCATCCGGACGAGCACCGCAGTCGCCTCACCTGGTGTCCTGCCAACAGCTACGTCGCGGCCCCGATCTGCGCGGACCGGCGGGTGATCGGGTTCCTGCAGGCCGACTGTCTGGACCGCGAGCTCACGGATCTGGATCGGGACAACATAGCCAGCTTCGCCGAGGGATTCGCGCTGGTCTTCGAACGTGCCGCGCTGCTGGAACGGATCGAACGGCAGCGCGTGCGGGTGCACGAGGCATTCGCCGCCACCGAGGGACAACTGGCCGGATTGACCGACGCCGGGACCGTGCTCATCCGTCGGGACCAGGAATCTGTAGCAGTTGTCCGAACGGCGGCGGGACTTCGCCGGATCACGATCTCGCCGGTCGATGCACTGTTCACCACGCGAGAGCGGCAGGTCCTCGAACTGATGGTGCAGGGCTCCCGCAACCGCCGGATCGCCGAGCAGTTGGTGGTCGCGGAGGAGACCGTGAAATCTCACGTGCGTTCGATCTCCCGCAAGCTCCGGGCCTCGGGCAGAGCCGACGCCGTGGCGCGGTACCTGCGCATGTGCATCCAAGAGGATTCCTGA
- a CDS encoding cytochrome C oxidase subunit IV family protein, whose amino-acid sequence MTVDALQQDLALVERNVRHAGRPVLVVWAVLTAATLISWWLGDGHGATAVAGVLVIVTGFAKVALIGDHFMELRSAPPQLRFAFFGWCTLVPGILLGIYLVRR is encoded by the coding sequence GTGACGGTGGACGCGCTGCAGCAGGATCTCGCGCTCGTCGAGCGCAACGTCAGGCATGCGGGACGACCGGTGCTCGTCGTGTGGGCCGTACTGACGGCGGCGACCCTGATCTCGTGGTGGCTGGGCGACGGTCACGGTGCTACCGCCGTCGCCGGCGTGCTGGTCATCGTCACCGGCTTCGCCAAGGTTGCCCTGATCGGCGATCACTTCATGGAATTGCGCTCGGCACCACCACAATTGCGCTTCGCCTTCTTCGGCTGGTGCACCTTGGTACCCGGAATCCTGCTCGGCATCTACCTGGTACGGCGGTGA
- a CDS encoding LuxR C-terminal-related transcriptional regulator produces MEVTAPFPPSTSVPRWRSSGAELTRRTQRLVEGCGALHLPAPDESDPRALVSAVQVACLDEIRKADSAPPRRVELVSLLREATRLADAYSMRSMIASTIRLADCDRGLARLREITTTAGLIDGVCDELIRSLGFTRTMLSRVEVGLWRPWRGNAAMMRESWVADWIDNTIPLDDLTLETRLLTERRPALILDTTVPGIASMVHAAGVRSYVAAPIMPGGQVVGFFHADHGVGGRTCDESDRDILWTFAEGFGHLYERTTLLEQLRGRAEQVRRSVSTLTAALDQLADTQTALARDTHSEVGRTEPIRLNARLSRLTPRELEVLELVVAGARNEEIAHRLAIQVGTVKSHVQKILSKLGVLNRSQAIALCLGLETTAPHRA; encoded by the coding sequence ATGGAGGTAACCGCCCCCTTCCCGCCGAGCACCTCCGTCCCGCGCTGGCGAAGCTCCGGGGCCGAGCTGACGCGCCGGACGCAGCGGTTGGTCGAAGGATGCGGGGCGCTGCACCTCCCCGCACCGGACGAGTCCGATCCACGAGCCCTCGTGAGTGCCGTACAGGTCGCCTGTCTGGACGAAATTCGCAAGGCCGATTCGGCTCCGCCGCGGCGTGTCGAACTGGTGAGCCTGCTCCGCGAGGCGACACGTCTGGCGGATGCCTACTCGATGCGTTCGATGATCGCGTCGACGATCCGGCTTGCAGACTGCGACCGCGGTCTGGCCCGGTTGCGGGAGATCACCACAACGGCGGGACTGATCGACGGCGTGTGCGACGAGTTGATCCGTTCGCTGGGATTCACTCGCACGATGCTCAGCCGCGTGGAGGTGGGCCTGTGGCGGCCCTGGCGCGGCAATGCCGCGATGATGCGCGAGTCCTGGGTGGCCGACTGGATCGACAACACGATCCCGCTGGACGATCTCACCCTGGAGACCCGCCTGCTCACCGAACGGCGGCCGGCCCTGATCCTGGACACCACGGTCCCGGGCATCGCCTCGATGGTCCATGCAGCCGGCGTCCGCTCCTATGTGGCGGCACCGATCATGCCCGGTGGGCAGGTCGTGGGGTTCTTCCACGCCGATCACGGCGTGGGCGGCCGCACCTGTGACGAGAGCGACCGGGACATCTTGTGGACCTTCGCCGAAGGCTTCGGCCACCTCTACGAACGGACCACCCTGCTCGAACAACTGCGGGGTCGCGCCGAACAGGTCCGGCGCAGCGTCTCGACACTCACCGCGGCACTGGACCAGCTCGCCGATACCCAGACCGCCCTGGCACGTGACACCCACAGCGAGGTTGGACGTACGGAGCCGATCCGGTTGAACGCCCGACTGAGCCGGCTGACGCCGCGGGAGCTGGAAGTGCTCGAGTTGGTCGTCGCCGGCGCTCGTAACGAGGAGATCGCGCATCGGCTGGCGATACAGGTCGGCACGGTCAAATCCCATGTCCAGAAGATCCTCTCCAAATTAGGAGTCCTGAACCGATCGCAGGCCATCGCGCTGTGCCTCGGGCTGGAGACGACCGCGCCGCACCGGGCCTGA
- a CDS encoding OB-fold domain-containing protein, which produces MSVTNVLRDGGYIQNAEELTGPFGAALAEGKLIVQRCLDCSALIMYPKYRCPTCFSGNLGWHQVSGAGTLATFTILRYGPPSSFDVEAPYCIGIVKLDEGPQLMCRMHPGSDGTWDHYVCEQRVNFVPADAAEVAERPAAWFSAALG; this is translated from the coding sequence ATGAGCGTCACGAACGTCCTGCGAGATGGCGGATACATCCAGAACGCCGAGGAGCTCACCGGCCCGTTCGGTGCGGCGCTGGCCGAGGGCAAGCTGATCGTTCAGAGATGCCTCGACTGCTCCGCGCTGATCATGTACCCGAAGTACCGCTGCCCGACCTGCTTCAGCGGCAATCTCGGATGGCACCAGGTCAGCGGGGCCGGCACGCTGGCGACCTTCACGATCCTGCGCTACGGCCCGCCGAGTTCGTTCGACGTCGAGGCGCCCTACTGCATCGGCATCGTCAAGCTCGACGAGGGCCCGCAACTGATGTGCCGGATGCATCCCGGCTCGGACGGTACCTGGGATCACTACGTCTGCGAGCAGCGGGTGAACTTCGTCCCGGCAGACGCAGCGGAGGTCGCGGAGCGCCCGGCCGCCTGGTTCAGCGCAGCCTTGGGATGA
- a CDS encoding methyltransferase, producing the protein MTTYVFTESWERERERLNSLERAFDVATREHLLRLGVPLGAHCLEVGAGGGSIVCWMADQAGPGGRVVATDLDLTWLHRLGRDDFEVRQHDIGTEDLEPAAFDVIHTRAVLQHVPGRDAALARLVGALRPGGVLLVEDVDLDAGAVYAREADLPLTRRVITAVRDVVRAAGADTGWATGLPAMLHDAGLTEVGATLTNPYMWGGDERGDVIRITVERVRPQIAELGLLSAVEVEEFLDRTREPGFHWACLPMISAWGRKPR; encoded by the coding sequence GTGACTACCTACGTCTTCACCGAATCCTGGGAACGCGAGCGGGAACGGCTCAACTCGCTGGAGCGCGCATTCGACGTGGCCACCCGGGAGCACCTGCTCCGCCTCGGCGTCCCGCTCGGCGCGCACTGCCTGGAGGTCGGCGCCGGCGGGGGGAGCATCGTCTGCTGGATGGCCGACCAAGCCGGACCAGGCGGACGGGTGGTCGCGACCGACCTCGACCTGACCTGGCTGCACCGGCTTGGGCGAGACGACTTCGAAGTGCGGCAACACGACATCGGCACCGAGGATCTGGAACCCGCGGCCTTCGACGTGATCCACACTCGGGCGGTTCTGCAGCATGTCCCCGGCCGCGACGCGGCGCTGGCCCGACTGGTCGGTGCGTTGCGCCCGGGAGGCGTGCTGCTGGTGGAGGACGTCGATCTGGATGCAGGCGCCGTCTACGCGCGCGAGGCCGACCTGCCGTTGACCCGTAGGGTTATCACCGCCGTGCGGGACGTGGTGCGGGCGGCCGGTGCCGACACCGGCTGGGCGACCGGGCTGCCGGCGATGCTGCACGATGCCGGGCTGACCGAGGTCGGCGCGACCTTGACCAATCCCTACATGTGGGGCGGCGACGAACGCGGCGACGTGATTCGGATAACCGTCGAGCGAGTGCGCCCGCAGATCGCCGAACTCGGTCTGCTGAGCGCCGTCGAGGTCGAGGAATTCCTGGATCGCACTCGGGAGCCCGGCTTCCATTGGGCCTGCCTCCCGATGATCTCGGCCTGGGGTCGCAAGCCGCGCTGA
- a CDS encoding AMP-binding protein, whose translation MNVATFLSKSAVRFPDRPALQYGDRITTYAQFADHSLALGGELLARGLRKGDRVAFAMSNRPEVLEVIFGCFAAGLVVVPMNARLHPREMAYLVQNSGARALIHTAEFETPLDEHWGDFAGVELRFGVDCSASVAGWTELTGSRNRLAAPVDIAETDPCWLFYTSGTTGKPKGATWTHRVVRVCVMNYLADCYNITQSDVLLHVAPLSHGSGIVALPAVARGANNAISDSSSFSPDSTFRDIERLGVTHIAFMAPTQIVKCLEEFEPGKYDLSSWQAVCYGGAPIYVEHLKKAVETFGPVFVQIFGQGECPITATVLPREEHLDMVKNDDPRLASCGFTRTDVEVKIFDENDVECRPGVSGEIVVRGDIVMAGYWNDPEATAETLRGGWLHTGDVGRFDEGGYLFLLDRTKDMIISGGNNVYPREVEEVLITHPDVAGVCVIGIPDEYWGEAVHAVVVPEPGTAPSAKELIDYCSGFMAGYKKPKNVDLVQELPTSAYGKVLRREVRARYWATDRAIAGGSAS comes from the coding sequence ATGAATGTCGCGACGTTCCTGTCCAAGTCCGCGGTCCGATTCCCGGACCGACCGGCGCTGCAGTACGGCGACCGGATCACCACCTACGCCCAGTTCGCGGACCACTCACTCGCGCTGGGCGGCGAACTGCTGGCGCGTGGGTTGAGGAAGGGCGACCGGGTCGCGTTCGCGATGTCCAACCGGCCCGAGGTGCTCGAGGTGATCTTCGGCTGCTTCGCCGCCGGCCTGGTCGTGGTGCCGATGAACGCGCGGCTGCACCCACGGGAGATGGCCTACCTGGTGCAGAACTCCGGGGCGCGGGCGCTGATCCACACCGCGGAGTTCGAGACTCCGCTCGACGAGCACTGGGGCGATTTCGCCGGTGTCGAATTGCGCTTCGGAGTGGACTGCTCGGCCTCGGTGGCGGGCTGGACCGAACTGACCGGAAGTCGGAATCGGCTGGCTGCGCCGGTCGACATCGCCGAGACCGACCCGTGCTGGTTGTTCTACACCTCCGGCACCACCGGCAAGCCGAAAGGCGCCACCTGGACCCACCGGGTGGTCCGCGTCTGCGTGATGAACTACCTGGCCGACTGCTACAACATCACCCAATCCGATGTGCTGCTGCACGTTGCGCCGCTCTCGCACGGGTCCGGCATCGTCGCGCTGCCGGCGGTGGCCCGCGGCGCGAACAACGCGATCTCGGACTCATCGAGCTTCTCGCCGGACTCGACGTTTCGCGATATCGAGCGTCTCGGTGTCACCCACATCGCGTTCATGGCGCCGACCCAGATCGTGAAGTGCCTGGAGGAGTTCGAGCCGGGCAAGTACGACCTGAGCTCGTGGCAGGCCGTCTGCTACGGCGGTGCACCGATCTATGTCGAGCACCTGAAGAAGGCCGTCGAGACCTTCGGGCCGGTGTTCGTGCAGATCTTCGGGCAAGGCGAGTGCCCGATCACGGCGACCGTGCTCCCGCGCGAGGAGCACCTGGACATGGTGAAGAACGACGATCCGCGGCTCGCCTCGTGCGGGTTCACCCGCACCGACGTCGAGGTCAAGATCTTCGACGAGAACGATGTCGAGTGCCGGCCCGGTGTCTCCGGCGAGATCGTGGTCCGGGGCGACATCGTGATGGCCGGCTACTGGAACGATCCCGAGGCCACCGCGGAGACCCTGCGCGGCGGCTGGCTGCACACCGGCGATGTGGGGCGGTTCGACGAGGGGGGCTACCTGTTCCTGCTCGACCGCACCAAGGACATGATCATCTCCGGCGGCAACAACGTGTATCCGCGGGAGGTGGAGGAGGTGCTCATCACGCACCCGGATGTCGCGGGCGTCTGCGTGATCGGAATCCCGGACGAGTACTGGGGTGAGGCTGTGCACGCCGTCGTCGTCCCGGAGCCAGGCACCGCCCCCAGTGCCAAGGAACTCATCGACTACTGCTCCGGGTTCATGGCCGGATACAAGAAGCCGAAGAACGTGGACCTGGTACAGGAACTGCCGACCAGCGCCTACGGCAAGGTCCTGCGCCGCGAGGTCCGCGCCCGCTACTGGGCCACGGACCGGGCGATCGCGGGTGGCAGCGCATCGTGA
- a CDS encoding acyl-CoA dehydrogenase family protein: MDFRHTEEQLAWKDMLHRFMEREVGREYTREHDENRSFPDELYRKVADNGWLGLLLPEELGGSAADPVMYAIFCEAMAKYSLDTAACLMTSMFTVNNFVVHGSPQQQAEHVPMFLKGERRFSISISEPQAGSDAAAVCTRAVPEGTDWVLNGNKTWCSGAHLPGAWIVMLARTGAERHGGLSLFSMPNTAPGLDIRKMPTLVRRSLGTTEIFLTDVRVPAENVIGEIGKGWNYIGTHLDYERMGLAASYVGNARTALDDTIAYTKDRHQFGRPLSSLQVIKHRMAEDETALTAARLLVFNAATKLARGEKASMEVSMAKVFAVETAYRIAFNGMQAYGGYAQLPEYDMERYFREAKHGMVGGGANEIQKTVIARHMGLSDR; the protein is encoded by the coding sequence GTGGATTTCCGGCACACCGAGGAGCAGCTGGCGTGGAAGGACATGCTGCACCGGTTCATGGAGCGGGAGGTGGGTCGGGAGTACACCCGTGAGCACGACGAGAACCGGTCGTTCCCTGACGAGCTCTACCGCAAGGTCGCCGACAACGGCTGGCTCGGGCTGCTGCTTCCCGAGGAGCTCGGCGGCAGCGCGGCCGACCCGGTCATGTACGCGATCTTCTGCGAGGCGATGGCCAAGTACAGCCTGGACACCGCGGCCTGCCTGATGACCTCGATGTTCACCGTCAACAATTTCGTGGTCCACGGTTCGCCGCAGCAGCAGGCCGAGCATGTGCCGATGTTCCTCAAGGGCGAACGCCGGTTCAGCATCTCGATCAGCGAACCGCAGGCCGGCTCGGACGCGGCGGCAGTGTGCACCCGGGCCGTTCCGGAGGGCACCGACTGGGTCCTCAACGGCAATAAGACCTGGTGCTCGGGTGCACATCTGCCGGGCGCCTGGATCGTGATGCTGGCCCGGACCGGGGCCGAACGCCACGGCGGGCTGAGCCTGTTCTCGATGCCGAACACCGCGCCCGGCCTGGACATCCGCAAGATGCCGACCCTGGTCCGGCGCAGTCTGGGGACCACCGAGATCTTCCTGACCGACGTCCGCGTGCCGGCGGAGAACGTCATCGGTGAGATCGGCAAGGGCTGGAACTACATCGGCACCCACCTGGACTACGAGCGCATGGGCCTGGCTGCCTCCTACGTGGGCAACGCGCGTACCGCGCTGGACGACACGATCGCCTACACCAAGGACCGGCATCAGTTCGGCCGGCCGCTGTCCTCGCTGCAGGTCATCAAGCACCGGATGGCGGAGGACGAGACCGCGTTGACCGCCGCGCGACTGCTGGTGTTCAACGCGGCCACGAAACTGGCGCGCGGCGAGAAGGCCTCGATGGAGGTCTCCATGGCGAAGGTCTTCGCCGTGGAGACGGCCTATCGGATCGCGTTCAACGGCATGCAGGCTTACGGCGGCTACGCCCAGTTGCCGGAGTACGACATGGAGCGCTACTTCCGCGAGGCCAAGCACGGCATGGTCGGCGGCGGCGCCAACGAGATCCAGAAGACCGTCATCGCCCGGCACATGGGTCTGAGCGACCGATGA
- a CDS encoding thiolase family protein, producing the protein MTDVWTPPYPEPGSANDAAFIGIGEIPSGVYRERGFMAQIVEASARAIQDARLAHTDIDQIVLIPCLHGIPDQADLIFSRVAEELGLHGRVKSSVMVHSGGSTSDNATRMAAGLIASGQARNVLVVYSERWGSADLQAMIDMLSVNGIPKEWEAPTGLQFNAIGGLITQRYMHRSGSSAAEMAAICVALRDWANLNPNAMYYEKKLTVEKIVNSKMISDPIHAFECPFLADGAGAFVMTSATEAARKHDAWVRIGGSGGCVSHYSAGQDADLGVLGWVKAAEEAYQAASWGPEDADLGEVYDSYAAVLAIALEGLAISPEGEAAREFHKGRFSPGGQFPLNTNGGLLSAGHTGVGGGTALLIEGVRQLLHRAGPDRQVPNAQRCIVGGTGGSYMDAQIMMLERVTR; encoded by the coding sequence ATGACTGACGTGTGGACCCCGCCGTACCCCGAGCCGGGCAGCGCCAACGATGCCGCCTTCATCGGCATCGGTGAGATCCCCTCTGGGGTCTACCGGGAACGCGGCTTCATGGCGCAGATCGTCGAGGCCTCGGCCCGGGCGATCCAGGACGCGCGGCTCGCGCACACCGACATCGACCAGATCGTGCTGATCCCATGTCTGCACGGCATCCCGGACCAGGCCGACCTGATCTTCAGCCGGGTCGCCGAGGAACTCGGCCTGCACGGCCGGGTGAAGAGTTCGGTCATGGTCCACTCCGGCGGGTCGACCAGCGACAACGCGACCCGGATGGCGGCCGGGCTGATCGCGTCCGGACAGGCCCGCAATGTGCTGGTCGTTTACTCGGAGAGGTGGGGCTCGGCCGACCTGCAGGCGATGATCGACATGCTTTCGGTCAACGGCATCCCGAAGGAGTGGGAGGCGCCGACCGGCCTGCAGTTCAACGCGATCGGCGGGCTGATCACCCAGCGGTACATGCACCGGTCCGGCTCCAGCGCGGCGGAGATGGCGGCGATCTGCGTCGCACTGCGGGACTGGGCGAACCTGAACCCGAACGCGATGTACTACGAGAAGAAGCTGACGGTGGAGAAGATCGTCAACTCGAAGATGATCTCCGATCCGATCCACGCGTTCGAGTGCCCGTTCCTGGCCGACGGTGCAGGCGCGTTCGTCATGACCAGTGCCACCGAGGCGGCGAGGAAACACGACGCCTGGGTCCGCATCGGCGGCTCGGGCGGTTGTGTCTCGCACTACTCCGCCGGGCAGGATGCCGACCTGGGCGTGCTGGGCTGGGTGAAGGCGGCGGAGGAGGCGTACCAGGCCGCGAGTTGGGGCCCCGAGGACGCCGACCTCGGCGAGGTCTACGACTCCTACGCCGCGGTGCTCGCGATCGCCCTGGAGGGCTTGGCGATCTCGCCCGAGGGTGAGGCGGCGCGCGAGTTCCACAAGGGCCGGTTCTCCCCGGGCGGGCAGTTCCCGCTGAACACCAACGGTGGCCTGCTCTCGGCCGGGCACACCGGCGTCGGCGGCGGAACCGCGCTGCTGATCGAGGGCGTCCGGCAGCTGCTGCACCGCGCCGGGCCGGATCGTCAGGTGCCGAACGCGCAGCGCTGCATCGTCGGCGGGACCGGCGGCTCGTACATGGACGCGCAGATCATGATGCTGGAGAGGGTCACGCGATGA